CAATCCGTGAAGCGTTGGACGAGGCTGGTTTTGAGCATATTCCGATCATGTCCTATGCGGTGAAATACGCTTCTGCCTTCTACGGGCCGTTCCGCGATGCGGCAGGCTCCACTCCACAATTCGGCGATCGCAAAAGCTACCAAATGGACGCGGCCAATGCACGTGAAGGTCTGCGCGAGGCAGCTTCCGATGTAAAAGAAGGCGCGGACTTCTTGATCGTCAAGCCAGGTCTTGCCTTCATGGACATGGTTCTTCGTCTGCGTGAGAACTTCAACCTGCCGATCGTGGCTTACAATGTGAGTGCCGAGTATTCCATGGTAAAAGCGGCAGCTTTGAATGGCTGGATCGATGAAGAGCGTATCGTTATGGAAACATTGGTTGGCTTCAAACGCGCAGGTGCAGATATGATCATTACGTACCACGCAAAAGATGTTGCAAAATGGCTGGCGAGGTGAGCACGAGATGAATAGAGAAAAATCTACTCAGTTATTTGCAGAAGCACAGCATTACATACCAGGCGGAGTAAACAGTCCGGTTCGTGCCTTTAAAAGCGTGGGAGGCAATCCTGTTTACATCGAGAAAGGAGAAGGCTCCCGCATTTTTGATGTAGATGGAAACAGCTACATTGACTACATCGGCTCGTGGGGTCCGTTGATCTTGGGTCATGCGCACCCGCGTGTCCTTGCAGCGATTACGGAAGTAGCTGCGCTTGGAACCAGCTTTGGTGCACCGACTGAGCGGGAAACAGAAATGGCAAAGCTCGTTTGTGAGATCGTGCCATCTGTCGAAGTCGTGCGCATGGTGAACTCCGGTACAGAGGCGACGATGAGCGCTCTGCGCCTCGCGCGTGGCTATACCCGACGCAACAAAATCATGAAGTTCGAAGGCTGCTACCACGGTCATGCCGATAGCCTGTTGATCAAAGCTGGTTCCGGTGTGGCTACATTAGGCCTTCCAGACAGCCCAGGCGTACCAGAAGGAACAGCACACAACACGATTACGGTTCCTTACAATGATCTGGAAAGCGTCAAACTGGCATTTGAAGCGTTTGGCGATGATCTGGCAGCAGTTATTGTGGAGCCAATCGGCGGCAACATGGGGGTTGTTCCTCCACAGCCAGGCTTCCTCGAAGGGCTTCGTGAAATTACGGAGAAACATGGGACACTGCTCATTTTCGATGAAGTCATGACTGGCTTCCGTGTAGCATTGGGCGGTGCACAAGAGCTGTACGGCATTACTCCTGATTTGACAACGATGGGGAAAGTCATCGGCGGTGGCTTGCCAGTAGGTGCATACGGCGGCAAACGGGAGATCATGCAGCAAGTGGCTCCAGCAGGGCCAATCTATCAGGCAGGGACGCTGTCAGGAAATCCTTTGGCGATGGCTGCTGGTTTGACTACCTTGCAAGAGCTCAGCAAACCAGGTGCTTACGAGCGCTTGGAGAAGATGTCCGCTCGTTTGGCTGAAGGCTTAGCTGACAATGCTAAGAAGCTGGGCATTCCGCACACGCTCAATCGCGTAGGCTCCATGGTTTGCCTGTTCTTCACAGAGACGCCGGTGATCAACTATGAAACAGCGAAAACATCCGATCTGGAGCGTTTCTCAGCATACTTTAGCTATCTGCTGGAGGAAGGCGTCATGATCCCGCCGTCCCAGTTTGAGGGTATGTTCGTTTCCTTGGCTCATACGGATGAAGATATCGAACGGACGATTGAAGCAAGCTACCAAGCGATGAAAAAAGCGTTTAAATAAAGAATGAAAAGAAGAAAGCACTTCCTTGCTAATGCGGGAGGTGCTTTTTTTGACTTTCAGCAGGATTTTTCTATCTCCTGTCAAAATACGAAGGAAAATGCCGATGAATGAGGTGGAGAGATGGAAGGGACGATTGTTCACGTACCGCAAAAGTATCTAGTTGGGCTTAGCTTCTCCGGTTCTTTTCCGATGCTTGTCGAATACATGCCCAAACTATGGGAGACTTTTTTGACGCGTCAGGATGAGATTCCTCTCGCGATTTCACCAGATGTACGTTACGACATCAGCGACGAGAATCGGACGCACCAAATGTATACCGAGTACATTGTGGTAGAGGTAGAGCGTTTTGAGCATATCCCTGAGGGCATGGTGGGGTTCACCATCCCAACGAAAACATACGCTCGTTTTACTCATACAGGACCGATGGAACAGGTCCAAAACACATACCACAGTCTGTTTGGCTGGCTCAACGAGAATGGTCATCAAGTGGACGAGCAAGCTCTTCGCATGGAACGCTACGACCAGCGGTACGTTCCCTCTGTGCATGAGTCTGCTCGCGTCGACAATGCGTATGAAATTTTTATCCCGCTTCGGTAAAAAACAAGTGAACAACACCTGCTTTGCACGAGCAAGAGGTGTTGTTTTTGATGTCAATCCATTTGCTTGTCCAAGAAGCTTGCCAGTTCACCCATGACAGACTGAAGCACTTGAAGGGAATCATCGACGCAGAGATCGACATCAAGGGAGTGCTTGGCGTTTTGCGGGAGATGGAGCTGGATGTTCGGTTTGGATGTGGCAAGCTGATCAACCACACCCTGATTATAGTAATGGTCGGCAGTGCCTGAGACGAGAAATATTTGTTGGGTAAGATTCAGTAATTCCGCATGAAACACATCCTCAGCCAGCAATGGAGTCAACAGGATAGCAGATGAACGGGCAAAACGAGATTCCTTGAGCAATCCGCATGTTATCGGCACCGTACCGAGTGACTTCCCGAGGAAGAAAACTCGTTCATACTCGTGAACATCCAGCACACGTGAAACAACGGTTTGCATCTCCTCGCTGATCCAAGCACTTCGTTCACCGAATGAGCGATTCCACAAATCCGTATTTTCTCGCCCGTAATTTGCAAGTACATGGACCAGATCGATCTGTTTGTTTAAAAAAAGCATGGTAGAATAATACAGATACGGCCTGTCGAACGAATAGCTGGCTCCGGGAAAGAAAAAACAGACGGAGCGAGATGGCGTCTGATTTGCCTGAATGTGCGTGTACGTCATTTCTCTGCCGTCCCTGACGATCACGGAACCTGTTTTTGGGTATACCATCTACTAGCTGCACCTCTTTCATGTTCTTTGGAACAAGGGTTATTTTCCAATCCTAAGGGTCAGTAGCACTTCTTGACAAGAAGTAAACAAACAATAAAGGAGTATGACCGATGAAAAAGGAAGTCCAACTAAGTAACGGCATCAAAATAGCCTATGTAGAAGAAGGAACGGGGGATTCGCTTGTTTTGATCCACGGTTTTTGCGGGAGCTCAGCTTACTGGCATAAGCTAGTGCCGCTCTTGTCTAAAACGCATCGTGTCATTGCGATCGATTTGCGTGGTCATGGAGACAGCTCGGCGCCTGATGAACCGTATTCGATCGAGCGCTTTGCAGACGATCTGGCTTTGCTTGTAGAGGAGCTTGGTTTAGCGAAGATTCATCTGTTTGGACATTCGCTCGGTGGCTATGTGACCTTGGCATTTGCAAATCAATACGCGGACAAACTGGCGAGCTTTGGCTTGGTCCATTCGACGCCATATCCGGATGACGACGCTGCCAAAGCCAATCGGGATAAAGGCGCAGACAACATCCGCCAAAATGGAATGGAGCCGTTTATCAAAGCCCTCGTACCGAAGCTGTTCGCACCTTCCCATATCGACACGATGAGAGAAGAAGTCCAGCTGGCAAAAGAAATTGGCTTTGCGACGAGCCCGGTTGGAGCCGTCCAAACATTAATCGCTATGCGTGATCGAGTGGATCGCAATCATGTGCTGCAAGAAACGACATTACCTGTGCTATTAGTCGCAGGAACAGAGGACCAGATCATTCCTGCTGAAAAAACTTTTACAGTAGATAAAAATAACGTCGAACAAGTGCTGTTGCCTGATGCTGGGCATATGGGCATGGTTGAATCGCCAGAGAAAATGGCTGAAGCCTTCAAGAGCTTTCTAAACAGAAACTAAACAAATATCACACCATAGTCCTAGCAGATTTTGCTATAATGAAAACGTTATCCTATTTATTTATACATAGACGAGAGGGGAAATTATCATGAAAAAGGCACGTCGGATTACGATGACGGCGTTTGCATCTATCGTATTTGCATCGCTGATGTCTTCCTCAGCATTTGCAGCACCCTTGCATCCCGTTCAGCATGTTGACTGGATGGTGAAAAAGGCAATTGTATCAGCGGGTCAAAATGGCGATCTTGCTTTGGATCGTGCCGTGACTCTCGCAGAAGCGACTGTTGTTTTCTCCAAATTGAAAGAGGTAAAAGTGGGAGCTGCCGCTAAAGGTGCTCATTGGTCTACCCCTTACTTCGACTGGGCAAAGAGCAAAGGTGCTCTTACTCAAGATGACTATAAAAACCCTGCGCAAGCGGTAACATCTGCGAAGCTTACACAAATGGCTGACAAACTGGGCTACAAAGTGAAGCTCGACAACAAGGCGACTGTCACGCGCGGTGAATTTTTCCAGGCATTGGGTGATGCGGCTACCACACATGTAACGATTGCCCATACCAACGATACACACGGTCATATTCAAGAAGACAAGAACCAAAAAGAATTCGGCTTTGCTAAAATCGCAACCTTGCTCAAGGAATGGCGTGCAGAGAACGAAAACTTCTTGCTCTTGGACGCTGGTGATACCTTCCAAGGTACCGTTTTCGTGAACCAATTCAAAGGCGAATCTGTTGTTCCGATCCTCAACAGCCTTGACTACAACGTAATGGCTGCAGGTAACCACGAGTTTGACTTCGGCTATGAGCAACTGCTCAAGCTGCGTGACATGCTCGAGCATCCAGTTATCTCTGCTAACGTATTTAAGTCAGATGGAAAAGAATTGCTGCCACCTGTTTTCAAAGCAGAGATTGGCGGGAAGAAATTCGCCTTTGTTGGTTTCGTAGCGGAAGACACACCTGTATTGACTCACCCTGACAACGTAAAAGGGCTGACATTCAAAAACCCGGTAGAAGTGGCAAAAGCACTTGTACCTGAGCTGAAAAAAGAAGCAGATCACGTGATTGTTGTTTCCCATATCGGCGTGAACGTAGACCGTGAAATCGCGAAAAACGTTCCTGGTATTGACCTGATCGTTGGTGGTCACTCCCATACTCCGCTGAAAGAACCTGAACTCGTAAACGGCACATATATCGTACAAGACTGGGAGTACGGTAAGTCTCTCGGACGCGCTGACCTCTACTACCTCGGAAAAGAACTGGTAGCATTCAGCGGCGGTTTGAAAGAGTACGATGAAGCAGTTGTGGCTGATCCAGATGTAGATAAGATGGTTAAAGAAATCGTGAGCAAAATCGATACGGTTATGAATGTTGTCATTGCGAAATCCGAAGTGCCACTCGATGGTGACCGTGCACTGGTACGTACGAAAGAAACAAACGTTGGTAACCTGATCACAGATATCATGCTGGAGCGCACGAAGTCCATCAAAGGCTATGAGGCAGATGTAGCACTGGCGAACGGCGGCGGAATTCGTACACAGCTGCCAGCCGGCGATATCACGAAAAAAGGTCTGTACACGCTCCTGCCATTCGAGAACAATACATTGGCAGTCGTAGAAGTAACAGGCGAAGAGCTGAAGCAAGCCCTCGAAAACGGCGTGAGCAAGGTAGAAGAGGGAGCGGGACGCTTCCCTCAAGTGAGCGGCATGAGCTTCACGTACAACCCATCCAAGCCAGCTGGTGAGCGCGTAGTAGAAGTAAAAGTTGGCGACAAGCCGCTTGACCTGACGAAAACGTATAAATTGGCAACGATCGACTTCCTGGCAGCAGGTGGAGATGGTTACGAATCGTTGAAAAAGCCATTCTTCAACACAGGCCTGTCCATGTACAGCATTGTGGAGGAAGGTCTGGTCAAGCGTAAAACTGTCAATCCAAAAGTAGAAGACCGCATTGTTGAAGTGAAAAAATAAGGTTTGACCGGACAGGGGTGGAGAAAAACCTCCCTGTCCGTCTTTTATTATGAAGTACCTTGCAATATAGAGTAGCCATTTGGTAAGCTTTTACATGGGTGATGTTGATGAACGTACAGTTTAAAAAAGGGGTTCTGGAGCTGTGTGTTCTCGTCTTGACAGCTAAGCAGGACAGATACGGATACGAACTAGTTGCGAGCATCTCTGAAAAATTCCATATCTCTGAAGGAACAGTTTACCCCTTGCTTCGCCGATTGACCCAGGAAGGATTTTTTACGACCTATTTGGCGGAATCACAAGAGGGACCCCCACGGAAATATTACCAGCTGACAAATCGCGGACGTCAATACATGAATGACCTTATCTTGGAGTGGCGAATATTTAACCGCGGGGTAAATGAGATCATAGAGGAGGGACTCGGATATGACAAGGCGTGAGTTTATGGATGAGTTAAATGCATTACTTAGCGCTTTGCCCGATAAAGAACGCTTAGACATCCTTGCCGATTATACAGAGCATTTTCTCTCGGGTATGAATCAAGGGAAGACGGAGCACGAAATTGCGGAAGGATTGGGAAGTCCGAAGCTAGTGGCACGCGAGCTTTTGGCTGGCTACCGAATTGATCAAGCTCAGTCCACCGCATCGGTAGGGAATATGACGAGAGCGATTGTCGCGACGATCAGCTTGGGTTTTTTCAATCTCGTCTTTGTTTTGGGGCCATTTCTAGGCCTGATCGGTATACTGATGGGGTTGTATGCGATGACTGCGGCACTGTTGGTCGCGCCAGTCGGAATATTCTTGGATTACGGGATTCCTGCTCCATCTCAAGAGCGACTTTTCTTGTTATTCTCCAGCATGGTTTCCGTAGGCTTGGGCGGTATGCTTGCCATCGGCTTGCTGCGATTGACAAAATGGCTGTATCGCCAGTTCTTGCGTTATCTCCAGTTCAACGTGAAGATGATCAGGGGGAAATAAGATGCGAAATTTAGGGAAAAGACTCTTTGGCATAAGTCTTCTTTTATTCATCATCGGTGTATGTGGAATCATCTGGCTCTTTACGAAGCAAGAAAATTTCTCCTTTTCGTTAAAACAAGTGAATGAAGAGCGCGTGATCGAACAAGAGGTCAAAGCGATTGAGGTGCGGACGGAAGCGTCTGATGTGGAAATCTTGGCAAGCAAGCAACCAAAAGCGAGCGTACGGATGGTCGGGGAAGTATCTGAACAACAACAGGAGCGACTGGAGTTTCGGAGTGTAATCTCACCAGATGGTACGCTGCTCGTAGAACTGCGTGAACGCCCTCACGTCAATATGTTTTATCCTCGCAATGGGAAGGTAAAGCTGGAGCTCTTCCTGCCGGAAAAGGTGTATGAAAAGGTCCAGCTTGAAACGATGACAGGGGATATCAAGAGTGGAATGCTGCATGCAAAGAACACGAAAATATCCACCGGCAATGGAGATGTGAACGTGTCTGGTTATGAAGGAGAAGCGCTTGACGTCCAGACAGCTACAGGAGATATCAATCTGGCGAATGTTCGCTCGGCCGTTGCCATTGTAAGCTCGACTGGCGAGATTGATAAACTGACAATGCCAGAGCTGACCCATGACGTTTCCATCCGAACGGATACGGGGGATATTCGAGTGACAGTAGCCAAGGAGCCTATTGCAGCACAGCTGGATGTGACGACAGATACAGGTTCCATCGAAACCACCTGGTCGAACCTTACCTATGAAAAAGACGAGGAATACAGAGTGAAGGCATCGATTGGAGCAGGTGGACCCAAAATGACTGTACGAAGTTCTACTGGGGATGTTCGCATTCAATAGGAGAAGTTTGGAAACACTGATGGATAGGATTGGAAACGGAAGAAACGAAAAGATTTTGACACAAAAGAGACATTCCTTGTCGAATGACGAATGGTATCATATTGAAGGAAACATAATTGTGCAAAGCGAGGTTTATTCATGACCGCAAAAACTTTTAACGATACGTTTTTGAAAGCATGTCGCGGTGAAGCGACAGAGCATGTTCCGGTTTGGTACATGCGTCAGGCGGGGCGTTATCAGCCAGAATACCGCGCCATCCGCGCGAAGCATAGCTTTTTTGAAATGAATTACATACCGGAAGTTTGTGCGGAAGTGACACGTCTGCCCGTTGAGCAACTGGGTGTTGACGCTGCAATCTTGTTTGCAGACATCATGACGCCACTAAAACCGATTGGCGTAGATGTGAATATCGAATCGGGGATTGGTCCTGTAATCGCAAACCCAATCGAATCCTTGAAGGATGTTGAGCGTCTGCTTGAGCTCGATCCGGAAACACATGTGCCGTACATACTTGAATCCATTAAGATCTTGCGTCAGCAATTATCTGTTCCATTAATCGGTTTCGCAGGAGCACCATTTACACTGGCTAGCTATTTGATCGAAGGCGGCCCTTCCAAGCACTATCATAAGACAAAAGCATTCATGTATACCGAGCCAGTTGCTTGGCAGGCGCTGATGGAAAAACTGGGCGATATGACGATTACCTACCTCAAAGCGCAAATTAAAGCAGGTGCGCAAGCTGTTCAAGTATTTGATTCGTGGGTCGGTGCATTGAATGACGAAGATTACCGCGAGTACATTACACCAGTCATGACCCGTATCTTCAACGCTCTAAAAGATACTGGTGTGCCAACGATCTATTTTGGTATCGGCGCTGGTCATCTTTTGATGGATTGGAACCGCTTGCCTGTTGATGTGGTTGGTCTGGACTGGCGTACTTCGATTACAACTGCTCGTGAAATGGGTGTAACGAAGACGCTGCAAGGCAATTTGGACCCAACGCTGCTACTGGCCCCGTGGGAGAAGCTCGAAGCAAAGGCGAAGGAAATTTTGGATGAGGGCACAAAACAGCCAGGCTTCATTTTCAATCTGGGACACGGTGTATTCCCAGACGCTAAAGTAGAAACGCTGCAACAACTCACGAAGTTCATCCATCGTTACAAAAGGGACATCTAATCAGGAGGGGCGCTTACATGTCAAAGCAGAAGATCGGACTCTTGTTAATGGCGTATGGAACGCCACGCAGTCCTGAACAGATTGAACCATACTATACGCACATTCGCCGTGGTCGTAAGCCACCACAAGAACTGCTCGATGATTTAATGGCGCGTTACGAGGCTGTAGATGGATTGAATCGATTTGCAGACATTACAGATGAGCAGGTGCGCGCGCTCGAGCAGGAAATGAACAAACGTTACCCAGACCGTGAATTTGTAGGGTACCTTGGTTTGAAGCATATCGCTCCGTTTGTCGAAGACGCAGTAGAGCAAATGAAACGCGATGGAATTACGGAAGCGATCAGTCTTGTTCTGGCGCCTCATTATTCCAGCTACAGCGTCAAAGAATACAATGGACGAGCACAAGAGCATTCCGCGGCAATTGGCGGATCTGTCATCCACAGCATTGAGAGCTGGTATCTGGAACCAGGCTTCATCGGATATTGGGCAGACGCTATTCAAGCGACGTTTGCCGCGATGACGGATGAAGAGCGTGGACAAGCAGTCGTAATCTTCTCCGCTCACAGCCTGCCGGAAAAAATCTTGAAGTCAGGTGATCCGTACCCAACGCAATTGGAAGAGACAGCAAAGCTCATTGCCGAGCAAGCAGGGATCACTTCCTATGCAATCGGATGGCAAAGCGCAGGAAATACACCTGATCCGTGGTTGGGACCAGATGTACAGGATTTGACCAGAGAGCTGTACGAAGCAAAAGGCTACCAAGCATTTGTTTACTGTCCGGTCGGATTTGTTGCGGAGCATTTGGAAGTTCTGTTTGATAATGATGTGGAATGCAAAGCGGTTACAGATGAGCTAGGGGTACATTACTATCGTCCAGCGATGCCTAACGCCAGACCTGCGTTCATTTCCTGTCTGGCTGATGCAGTCGGAAAGAAGCTGGCGAATTAGGGGATCGATCATATGAGCGATAATACCTATCATATTACAATTATAGGCGGCGGCATAACAGGGCTGGCCGCTGCTTTTTACTTACAAAAGGAAATCGAAGCAAAAGGCTTGCCCATCCGTTTTCGACTGCTTGAAGAGCAGGGACGACTTGGTGGGAAAATCAAGACATGGCGTCACGAAGGATTTGTCATTGAGCAAGGTCCCGATTCGTTTCTCGAGCGGAAAACAAGCGCGGCTGAGCTGGCTGTAGACTTGGGGCTTGGGGATGATCTCGTTCGCAACAGTACAGGCCAAGCTTATATCTGGCATCAGGATCGCCTGAAGGCTATACCAGAAGGAGCGGTCATGGGTGTACCGACAAAGGTCATGCCTTTTGTCACGACCGATCTCATTTCTTGGCCGGGCAAGCTTCGGGCTGCCTTGGATCTTGTTCTTCCTGCCTCAAAAGGAGACGGCGATATCTCCGTGGGTGACTTTTTTCGGCGTAGGTTAGGTAATGAAGTTATTGATAATCTTATAGCGCCCTTATTGTCCGGTGTCTACTCCGGGGATCTCGACAATCTCAGCTTGCTTGCGAGTTTTCCTCAATTCGCTAAAATGGAAGAGCAGCATCGCAGCTTGATTGTAGCGATGAAGCATTCGCGCCCACAAGCAAAAACGCAGGGAAAGCCAAAAGGCATCTTCCTGACATTGAAAAACGGCTTGCAGTCTTTTGTTGAGGCAATCGAGAAGAGCTTGCCTGAAGAAGTCATCTCGAAGAATACTGGTGTCAAAGAACTGGTGAAACGGCCAGACGGGAAGTACACCTTGGTATTGAAAAATGGAGAAACGGTTGAGACGGATACGGTGCTGTTTACCGTACCACATGCTGTGGCAGAGCCATTGTTCCGTCCGTATGTACAAGTGCCTACCTTGCCACAAGCGAAGCCGCATATGGTGGCAACCATTGCGATGGCATTTCCAGAGTCAGCCATTGATTTAGGGATGGAAGGGACAGGATTTATTGTACCGCGGAATTCTGGCGCAAAAATTACGGCGTGTACGTGGGCGCATCGCAAATGGCCGCATACGACGCCGAAAAACAAAGCCTTGCTGCGTAGCTTTGTGGGGAGAGCAGGAGAGCAATCCTTCATGGAGCAGACGGACGAGGAAATTCTGGAGGTTGTCCTCCGCGATCTGCGCAAGATCATGACGATTCGAGCAGAGCCGGATTTTTATAACGTATCACGCTTGCAAAATGCCATTCCATATGTTGTGGGACATCAGGCTTGGGTGCAGGATGTGAACAATCAATTAAAAGAAAAACTCCCTGGTGTTATCGTGGCAGGTGCGTCGTACAGTGGCGTAGGTGTACCAGATTGTATTGATCAGGGGAAAAAAGCAATAGCAGAATGGATAGCGTCAGTAATACCGGGGAGATAGATAACCCCGGTTTTTCCTTTTTTTTCGGTGCTAAACGGCTCGTCCTGTCCATATAGTATAGGGAAATGTCCTGCACTTGAAAGGAGGAGCACGAATGGCATTACAGGATGGGCAACTCTCTTTTGCCATCAAGGAGACCATTTTCCTCTCATCCGATAGAGCTGGAATAGGTGAATTGCAAGAGCTGGAATTGGTTCCAGATGTGGAGGTGCTGGAAAACGATTCCTACATCTCGATCACGGGTTGCTTGCAATTAGTAGGGAAGTACGAGCCAATCAGGGAAGCCGCAGAAGCAACAGGCGGCGAAGGAGAATCGCTGGTTGAGGCCATGACTTTTACTCCCTTTCGCCAGGAAGCATCGGATCAAGCCTTTTATGGCTGGGAGGAACAGATCGGTCATCGCATTCCGTTGAATATCACCATTCCATTGGATCGGATTACAGAGATCGGCGACATCTACGCGATTGTGGACAGCTTTGACTACAAACTGGAATCACCACATCAAATGCTAATCGATGCCGATCTGAAGATTTTAGGGATAGTCCTTGGGAATCGAAATGAACAAGCAGAGCAGATCGAAACGCAGGCTGCCGGTCCAGACCAAGAAGCATGGGAATACACCTTCGCTGCTGGGGATGATGGGCAAGAATATTCGGAGCAGACGTCCCTCGATGACATTGATCAAAAGCTGAGTGAGCTGGAGGAGGAATTGGAGCGGCAGGCATTGCCAGCATCCTATGAATCAACCGAATCTCCTTCCATGTTCGATACCCCGGCTATTGCTCAATCCAATGAAGATGAATACTACGAGCAATATGGGGATGTACTGGAAGTGGCTCAGCCCGATCCACCAGAATCTTGGGAGACAGCTCCTATTTCGTATGACTTCGATTCCCAACAAACTACTTCGTACGATTCTTCTGACTCCTATTCCGAGCAGCCGGTATTGGCAGATGAGCAAGAACAGATGAGAGAAATAGCCGAAAAAGAACAAGGACATGAGGAGCCAATACTGGCACTACACGATCAACAGGCAATCGGATACCAACCAGTTTCTAATGGACCTACTGGCTCATCAGTCGAAGCAGAGTCACAGGAAGCTGTGCAAGAAGCGGTGGAAGCTAGTGTAGTATCTGAGCCAGAACCTGAGCATGAAGCAGAACCAGTCGTTGCAGAAGCAGTCGTAGCAGAACCAGAGGCTGCCGCGGAAGATGTAGAAGTACGAGTGGCGATTTCAGGGAAACCCTCCAAGGAAGAAAAAAGTAGCGTGAACATTACTTCCATCTTCTCTCAAGCGAGTCGTGCTAAGCAGGAAGCGATGGCGCAGGAGGCGGAATCTTCATCTAGCTCTTCACGATATGGGTCTGCGGCGAATGCCAGCCCTTCTACGGTGGAGGCCATGCAAAATCTCACATCGTTTGTCCGGAAAAAAGAAGAGCGCTCCAGTCAGCTGAAAATGTGCATTATTCAGCGCGATGAGACGTTAGAGCATATTTCACAGCGATACTCCTTGCCAGTTTCCAAAATCGTGGAAGTAAACCGATTAACTTCTGAGCAGCTCGTAGCAGGGCAGATTCTGTACATCCCACAATAGAGGAGTGGGGGACCGTGGATAAAATTGATCTCTCCGAGGTTTGCCAGCAATATCGAGCCCGCGTAATCCGAATTACGCCCCTTGATGATTGCTATTTATTGGAGACAAACCGGGGCCCCAAAGAACTCCACGTTTGGCCGCGTGTAGATGTGATGCGCTGGTCGTTTGCCTGGCGCGAACGACTGGCTCGTCAGGGGTTTCGAGAAGTGGAGCGGTTTATTCGGACGAGAGATACCAAGCCATTTTTGATTTTGGGCAAACGCGGTGTTACCATGACGGACCACCACAGACAAATCGAAGACTATCAGCCTGGCCAGGACACTGCGAGGCAATGCGGACGGGTGATCGCGATGATGCATCAGTCTCAGCAGGAGAGTCCTTTACTGTCCGGAAGTGATTTGCTCAAGCAGGAAAAGCAGCAAGTAGAAGAAAAAGGAAGACGTGCCAAAGAGCTGGTCGAATCATTTCGAGCCAAATATGAGAGGAATTCTAAGGAAAATCGTTGGGTTTCGGAACTCATGACCCCTATGCTGCAAAGAATGGACCGTTCCGCTACGATGCTGGCCCATGAGCGAATTACCACGGAGGCAGTCGCTGTATCCCATCGGGACCTTTTGCGTAACAACTGGGGATTGATAAACGGGAAGCTGTACTTGAGAGGCTTCTTCAGACCGGTCATATCAGTCCAGCAACGCGACGTTGCCACCTTTTTGCGCGATCATTTTTTAACCCATAAGGATTTGAAGCAGATAGACGCTTTTTTTGACGGCTATGAAGAAATCAAGCCCCTTACCTATGGAAATTATTCGTTGATA
The window above is part of the Brevibacillus brevis NBRC 100599 genome. Proteins encoded here:
- a CDS encoding DUF4097 family beta strand repeat-containing protein, translating into MRNLGKRLFGISLLLFIIGVCGIIWLFTKQENFSFSLKQVNEERVIEQEVKAIEVRTEASDVEILASKQPKASVRMVGEVSEQQQERLEFRSVISPDGTLLVELRERPHVNMFYPRNGKVKLELFLPEKVYEKVQLETMTGDIKSGMLHAKNTKISTGNGDVNVSGYEGEALDVQTATGDINLANVRSAVAIVSSTGEIDKLTMPELTHDVSIRTDTGDIRVTVAKEPIAAQLDVTTDTGSIETTWSNLTYEKDEEYRVKASIGAGGPKMTVRSSTGDVRIQ
- the hemE gene encoding uroporphyrinogen decarboxylase produces the protein MTAKTFNDTFLKACRGEATEHVPVWYMRQAGRYQPEYRAIRAKHSFFEMNYIPEVCAEVTRLPVEQLGVDAAILFADIMTPLKPIGVDVNIESGIGPVIANPIESLKDVERLLELDPETHVPYILESIKILRQQLSVPLIGFAGAPFTLASYLIEGGPSKHYHKTKAFMYTEPVAWQALMEKLGDMTITYLKAQIKAGAQAVQVFDSWVGALNDEDYREYITPVMTRIFNALKDTGVPTIYFGIGAGHLLMDWNRLPVDVVGLDWRTSITTAREMGVTKTLQGNLDPTLLLAPWEKLEAKAKEILDEGTKQPGFIFNLGHGVFPDAKVETLQQLTKFIHRYKRDI
- the hemH gene encoding ferrochelatase, which produces MSKQKIGLLLMAYGTPRSPEQIEPYYTHIRRGRKPPQELLDDLMARYEAVDGLNRFADITDEQVRALEQEMNKRYPDREFVGYLGLKHIAPFVEDAVEQMKRDGITEAISLVLAPHYSSYSVKEYNGRAQEHSAAIGGSVIHSIESWYLEPGFIGYWADAIQATFAAMTDEERGQAVVIFSAHSLPEKILKSGDPYPTQLEETAKLIAEQAGITSYAIGWQSAGNTPDPWLGPDVQDLTRELYEAKGYQAFVYCPVGFVAEHLEVLFDNDVECKAVTDELGVHYYRPAMPNARPAFISCLADAVGKKLAN
- the hemY gene encoding protoporphyrinogen oxidase, whose protein sequence is MSDNTYHITIIGGGITGLAAAFYLQKEIEAKGLPIRFRLLEEQGRLGGKIKTWRHEGFVIEQGPDSFLERKTSAAELAVDLGLGDDLVRNSTGQAYIWHQDRLKAIPEGAVMGVPTKVMPFVTTDLISWPGKLRAALDLVLPASKGDGDISVGDFFRRRLGNEVIDNLIAPLLSGVYSGDLDNLSLLASFPQFAKMEEQHRSLIVAMKHSRPQAKTQGKPKGIFLTLKNGLQSFVEAIEKSLPEEVISKNTGVKELVKRPDGKYTLVLKNGETVETDTVLFTVPHAVAEPLFRPYVQVPTLPQAKPHMVATIAMAFPESAIDLGMEGTGFIVPRNSGAKITACTWAHRKWPHTTPKNKALLRSFVGRAGEQSFMEQTDEEILEVVLRDLRKIMTIRAEPDFYNVSRLQNAIPYVVGHQAWVQDVNNQLKEKLPGVIVAGASYSGVGVPDCIDQGKKAIAEWIASVIPGR
- a CDS encoding LysM peptidoglycan-binding domain-containing protein, whose amino-acid sequence is MALQDGQLSFAIKETIFLSSDRAGIGELQELELVPDVEVLENDSYISITGCLQLVGKYEPIREAAEATGGEGESLVEAMTFTPFRQEASDQAFYGWEEQIGHRIPLNITIPLDRITEIGDIYAIVDSFDYKLESPHQMLIDADLKILGIVLGNRNEQAEQIETQAAGPDQEAWEYTFAAGDDGQEYSEQTSLDDIDQKLSELEEELERQALPASYESTESPSMFDTPAIAQSNEDEYYEQYGDVLEVAQPDPPESWETAPISYDFDSQQTTSYDSSDSYSEQPVLADEQEQMREIAEKEQGHEEPILALHDQQAIGYQPVSNGPTGSSVEAESQEAVQEAVEASVVSEPEPEHEAEPVVAEAVVAEPEAAAEDVEVRVAISGKPSKEEKSSVNITSIFSQASRAKQEAMAQEAESSSSSSRYGSAANASPSTVEAMQNLTSFVRKKEERSSQLKMCIIQRDETLEHISQRYSLPVSKIVEVNRLTSEQLVAGQILYIPQ